The window TTATGTAAATGGCTTACTCTATACCCTAGATAGATTTTAAGagaatcttaaaaaaaagtgctTTTTAAATCAATAATGTACTTTCAAATCTCTAAAGCATATTATTCAttctttgaaatatgtaaCCCCATAGAGTAACTTCGCCTACTCtttcaaaaaaacaaattctttCGCAACTAAAACTCCCATTTGGTAACATTTGGTACCCCTCGAAAAAAAAGTTTGCCTAACAATGTGTAAAAGGATTGCTGGAAGCCAGGGACTCCGGCATGGGGGCACTGCCACTGCAGTGGCAGGAGTCGAGTGAAACAAAACGAACAGCAAACATATTTGACATTTGCATACGAAAAGTGTCAAAAGAAGCAAGAAGCTATATAAACTAACCCGCACACAGGCACGCACCACACACAGCTCACACAGTGGCAAACAACCGCATAAAACCATGCACTTAGGGAAATTAGgataaaagtttttaaaagtgTGAATATTTTGCCAGTAAAATAAGAGAAGTTTAAATTGAAGCTGTTAAAGtgtatttagttttgagtgaaatatttattacaaCATATAAGACCTTTAGTTTTTAcgttttataataatatattggACTTTTTTCTTGAATTTTAGTCTAGTTTTAGATCAAAATAGCAGTTAGTAGATGCTAGGCTGTTAataaagaacaaaaaataatatgtttttGAGGATCGGAAACTTTTTatctattttaaatacatcattGATTCAATAAAAGTACTGGGTATAAATATCTATTCGATTATTCACAAGCAAATTTAGTTTGTAACTTAATGTGACCATATGTACAATGTGTTAATGTGACCATATGTTGGCTTGAATGATCTGAGCTTTAATTTAAAGTTATTGTAGAAATAATCAAATTAAACTACTTTTAACTTTGGGCCTAAAAAAGTATTTATATAATAGTATATAGTTTATATaatagtatttattttatcattaaatagtatagtatagtacCCAAAATTTCTCGCTGTGTATGCCTACTCGTTTATGCCACTTCCGTGACGACGCTCTCTTATCTGTGTTCTCCTTTGCCTTCTTCTCTTCCTGGCAGGAACGCTACAAGGCTGACATTAGCCTGGCCATACAATTGCTGCAGTGCAAGCCGGATAGTTTTGTGTCCCAAAAAGTGTCATCGGTGAGTATGGAATGGATATTAAGGGGGGGTCGCCTCCAAAATTACCACCCACCTAGAAGAGTCTACCTCCGAAGGATAAATCCGCTTAAATAATGGCATTTCTCTGCAGCTACCCATTGATATTCAATCCAAGGTGTCGGCGTACATGAGACTGGAAACAAACTCCCATTCCGATTCGGAGTGCAGTAATAGcggagtgggcgtggccacCACAGCTTCCTATAAAGTGCTTCCGGCCTCCGATTCGCCACCCCCCTCCGCTTGCCCCTTCCCGCCCACGGCCATGGTCTATTCGATGAGGGGAATCGGTAGGTGTTAGTAGACCATGTTGAACCTTATGATTTTTCTTACTCATATTTTCCcttgattttattttctgatttgatttatttgattttctcGATTCGCATTTTCTAGGCCCACTTACCTGCTGATTGAATCACGAGCGCCTCTCTCCACCccctcccaaaaaaaaggggggggcGCAGAGTTAACAATTTGATTTTTGCCTCATAATTGAATCCATTCCACGTCATTGTGCATTGTATTGGAATTCATTTATTGTTCATTTGCATTAATTGCCTCCCATTCcgtttaatttatatttattataggtTTTTTCTTTCGCCCTCCATCAGCCCAAATTGCCATTGTTAGCATTTTTGTAGCTCTCTTTCGGCAGTAATTGTAAAATAACTTTacgaaacaacatttttttgaacattttctagaaaatatttacataCTTGTTTTAGGGCCAAACAGACTGCAACTCGGCCATAACTGCGGCTCaaacttttttgtttatcAATTCGAGCAATTTGTGGCTAGTTTTAAAATGCATATTTGATGAAGCACACAGAAATTTGCGAAACAAACTGCATTTATGCCTGGCATTTCTGAGCTCTGTATTTTAATTGGACTAACAAAGTTTCTATTGGTTCTAATATGCATTCAATATttccttttctatttttcgGCCATATTGTGTTGCGGTTCAGTTGATTGAAAGCGTTTTGTTCttaattaaaatacaaattgaagagaatatatttttttttaacaaataggCAGTCGAAAAAAAGAGTCCAGCCGTTgcattcaaaataaaaatggtagCTTTCCGGCTTTTCAATCgaaagaaaaattataaataattatgtttaaaaagttgaaaaaagtTAGTAagaaaatgtgttttttttttatagatattgatGCAATGATAATGATAAATGGAGAATCGCTCCAGAAAtcttttaagatattccgcttaagaatcggataaaaattgtCCAAGATATAGATATCGACAGGTGCCGTAGTGAAGTATCCCGATTTCTGCATcagcaaaattgaaaaaaaatctatcAAAATTTTCGTTTGCATATTTCAATGGAGATTTATTAAGAATCGATGCAGAAGTcttttgaggtattccgcttaagaatcggataaaaattggccaagatatagacatgGATAGGGGCCATAGTGGAGTATCCCGGTTTTAACAGGGCCTGCAtcagaaaaaatttaaaaaaatcgatcaaaattttcgtttgaagattttaatgcagatttatTAAGAATCGATGCAGAagtcttttaaggtattccccttaagaaaattggccaagatatagacatgGATATGGGACATACATATGAAATTATTGTAGGATTTAAAAAGTCTCATCAGAAAAAtattggaagaaaatttattaaaatttttgttaaaagaTTTTTATGTAGATTAATGAAGAAAGGATGTGGAAATCATTTTGGGCATTCAGCttaagaattttccaaatataGTTATAAttgatattatattatatttttattatttatcttATAGTTATAGTTGacattatattatatttttattattcttcgttttcctttttctatattttaatatacttCAGTTGGACATGCGTTAcgtattttataaaatatacagAAACTAACATCCTTGAAAACTTTACAAACAAGAGTGCTTACTAATGAAAACTAATGTTCACACACAATTTAGACGCCGCCAATGGGAATGCCGCCAACAACACCCAGCAGCAGAAGTCAAACCAGGCCACAAGTAACAATAACatcaccagcaacaacaaggactctattaacaacaacaataataacaataacaataccagcggaaacaacaacaaattcaACACAACAAGCAGCAATTGTAATTCGAATCAAACAACCAATCCCGACATGATATCGCCAACAATAATGGCCAAGTTTCTGGAAGACGAGCTGAAGGCGAACGAGGTGAAACATTGCGATACGTGTCAGTGTAGTAAACAGGACCTGCAGGTCCTGGCGGATCTAACTCGTTCCTATACGGTGGCCACCCAAACGCCGCACCAGCTACATCTCCAGGGATCGGGATTGAATGAGCCGAACTTGACCCAACTGTGTTTGCGGTGTCACAGCAATTTGAACTCTCCATCTCGAACGAACAGTCCATATCTGATGAAGCTGGTGAAGTCCAGCGACTCGGTTATATCGGAAACAAAGAGCTCTGTATCGGATCTGAATGATATGGACAAGCTGTTCACGCCGGCCAAGAAGGACGATCTGATGGTGAATCCTATTCTGGGGCATCATCGTCTCTGTGAGAGAACAGTGGCAGGTTGGTATTGACGATAGCCTTCCTTactataatattataatttatgttCTTAGTTCCAGGACAAGGCCAGGAGTATGCCAGTGGCAAGCTAACCACTTCAACCATGATGTATCCAACCACTCATTTGGGTGCCTATGCCGCCGAGAAATATCTCCTGGAGACCAGTAATCTTGGCCAGCTGAGGAATGGCTATCAGAGAAGGTTCCTGGATGGCGGTGGAACGGCTTTGCAGCTTTTGAATAAATATGAGGCGGCAGGTGTTGGTCCTGGAGGCCCAGTTCCGGATGAATTGGAGCAGGATGAGGTCAGTAAGCCTCTCTTGGCTGGCATATCGCAGGCGAATCTAATGGAAGCCGAACAGGCACCCACACCCCAGCCCCAGGTGGTGGGCACTTCGAAGCTGGAAGATGTATGCGAACCGACGCCTTCAGTTACCAAATCGGTGGCTCCTTCAGTTAGTGCAGCTCCGACCCAGCTCAAGTCCACCAACTCGGGAAGTGTCCAGAGCTTGTGGAGCAACAAGACCAGCAGCTGTGAGGGAGCCAAAATGTTCGAGACCTTCAACAGGAATCTCATAAAAACCATAAAGGTGATACGAGATTCTTAATAAGCaatgattttttattaatatatcTTCCATCCTAGGCTGAGAACCCCAAATACCGAGGACCTCGTCTGTGCTCCATGCGGATTCAGCAAAACGGCCAGAGCAACATCCTGCTGGACAATCTGGAATCGGTTGAGACCTACACCCCGGTGATCTACAAGCGACGCGAGCGACTCCTCGACGAAGAACTCAACGATGGCAAGGACATCATAACCAGCAAGGAGAGCAATGCGGCTGCCACCGTAGAAGCCTGGCAAGGACCTGCTGCACCCCATGAGAATGTGGCTTTGCAACCAGTACTGGAACCCCAAGTGGAAGCtcaacagcaactgcaactgcaacagcaacaacaacagcagcagcagcaacagcatcagGATGTGGAGGCGGAAAAACCCACGGCGGGAGATCCTCCTGCAAGCACCAATCCTGGCGTGAACTCCCCCAAGCACTCGGCCAACTCCAGTTCCATCAGCGATGTCATCGACTATCAGGAGAGTGTGCTGCTGAGGCGGCAACAGCTCAGCCGGGTGGCCGAGTGGGTGCAGCACAACACCCAGCAGCTGGAGCAGCGGAACCTGCAACAGCCACCGGCGCCCAGTGACTCCAATTCGGGCACTGAACGGCAGTCCTCGTACTCCACTCTGGATCGCATGGACTCCATATCCATTGAAAAGCTGTCCATGGATTCTGGCTACAAGACCACGCCGCAACAGCTCACCAATGGCTATCCCGAGAAGTCCACTGAGGACTCACTGTCCCCCA of the Drosophila ananassae strain 14024-0371.13 chromosome 2R, ASM1763931v2, whole genome shotgun sequence genome contains:
- the LOC6506846 gene encoding ras guanine nucleotide exchange factor Y isoform X1; this encodes MSTIVEQAPKAVATTTSSAASAVATSAISSTSGTPPGTASATTSAVAATSAPAASEIEQLQQALIEKQTQLYALESACLRETERQVELEDSVIAWQDKYDRLYESHKRVQKVNQSLEDKMLKLVDRNAGERAQLTSDVATLSVRLAQANFNIAKLQREIERYKADISLAIQLLQCKPDSFVSQKVSSLPIDIQSKVSAYMRLETNSHSDSECSNSGVGVATTASYKVLPASDSPPPSACPFPPTAMVYSMRGIGRYAANGNAANNTQQQKSNQATSNNNITSNNKDSINNNNNNNNNTSGNNNKFNTTSSNCNSNQTTNPDMISPTIMAKFLEDELKANEVKHCDTCQCSKQDLQVLADLTRSYTVATQTPHQLHLQGSGLNEPNLTQLCLRCHSNLNSPSRTNSPYLMKLVKSSDSVISETKSSVSDLNDMDKLFTPAKKDDLMVNPILGHHRLCERTVAVPGQGQEYASGKLTTSTMMYPTTHLGAYAAEKYLLETSNLGQLRNGYQRRFLDGGGTALQLLNKYEAAGVGPGGPVPDELEQDEVSKPLLAGISQANLMEAEQAPTPQPQVVGTSKLEDVCEPTPSVTKSVAPSVSAAPTQLKSTNSGSVQSLWSNKTSSCEGAKMFETFNRNLIKTIKAENPKYRGPRLCSMRIQQNGQSNILLDNLESVETYTPVIYKRRERLLDEELNDGKDIITSKESNAAATVEAWQGPAAPHENVALQPVLEPQVEAQQQLQLQQQQQQQQQQQHQDVEAEKPTAGDPPASTNPGVNSPKHSANSSSISDVIDYQESVLLRRQQLSRVAEWVQHNTQQLEQRNLQQPPAPSDSNSGTERQSSYSTLDRMDSISIEKLSMDSGYKTTPQQLTNGYPEKSTEDSLSPKTDITSNSLPENPAGLVASAPIAEPKKTELCTTYYRRTTRSGLPVAYTTVAATPSEIPAGGESSMSSGSEPLILPEQPTCDILNYKYYPNDTDKTRSVQAELHTTTQNVDIAQMEYNVKQFLLKQNEWSMNGAGAGAGAGAGSGPGASRLMQRRILGPGVGERVRMATPGGAVAATSISTTTSTTQSGILPPHRTETNL
- the LOC6506846 gene encoding ras guanine nucleotide exchange factor Y isoform X2, whose translation is MSTIVEQAPKAVATTTSSAASAVATSAISSTSGTPPGTASATTSAVAATSAPAASEIEQLQQALIEKQTQLYALESACLRETERQVELEDSVIAWQDKYDRLYESHKRVQKVNQSLEDKMLKLVDRNAGERAQLTSDVATLSVRLAQANFNIAKLQREIERYKADISLAIQLLQCKPDSFVSQKVSSLPIDIQSKVSAYMRLETNSHSDSECSNSGVGVATTASYKVLPASDSPPPSACPFPPTAMVYSMRGIDAANGNAANNTQQQKSNQATSNNNITSNNKDSINNNNNNNNNTSGNNNKFNTTSSNCNSNQTTNPDMISPTIMAKFLEDELKANEVKHCDTCQCSKQDLQVLADLTRSYTVATQTPHQLHLQGSGLNEPNLTQLCLRCHSNLNSPSRTNSPYLMKLVKSSDSVISETKSSVSDLNDMDKLFTPAKKDDLMVNPILGHHRLCERTVAVPGQGQEYASGKLTTSTMMYPTTHLGAYAAEKYLLETSNLGQLRNGYQRRFLDGGGTALQLLNKYEAAGVGPGGPVPDELEQDEVSKPLLAGISQANLMEAEQAPTPQPQVVGTSKLEDVCEPTPSVTKSVAPSVSAAPTQLKSTNSGSVQSLWSNKTSSCEGAKMFETFNRNLIKTIKAENPKYRGPRLCSMRIQQNGQSNILLDNLESVETYTPVIYKRRERLLDEELNDGKDIITSKESNAAATVEAWQGPAAPHENVALQPVLEPQVEAQQQLQLQQQQQQQQQQQHQDVEAEKPTAGDPPASTNPGVNSPKHSANSSSISDVIDYQESVLLRRQQLSRVAEWVQHNTQQLEQRNLQQPPAPSDSNSGTERQSSYSTLDRMDSISIEKLSMDSGYKTTPQQLTNGYPEKSTEDSLSPKTDITSNSLPENPAGLVASAPIAEPKKTELCTTYYRRTTRSGLPVAYTTVAATPSEIPAGGESSMSSGSEPLILPEQPTCDILNYKYYPNDTDKTRSVQAELHTTTQNVDIAQMEYNVKQFLLKQNEWSMNGAGAGAGAGAGSGPGASRLMQRRILGPGVGERVRMATPGGAVAATSISTTTSTTQSGILPPHRTETNL